In Bacillus rossius redtenbacheri isolate Brsri chromosome 11, Brsri_v3, whole genome shotgun sequence, the DNA window aacaaaatgtttCAGCCATGGCAAAAATGCTGGACCATTCATCCATCCGGTGGGGTTTGGGAAATTCCTACTTTCTGTAGGAGCACCAATTATTAGTCGATCATTTATTCTCTTTCGGGGGAATATAAAAAGAGGTGGTATGAAATGACCTATTACACTCATACAAAACATGAGTGTTACTGTGCGACCATTCTCCCCCGAAGTCATTTTCCCAACTTGGCGCTTTCCTTTAACTGAAATCACCATCTCATTTTCGTGAACTCATGTAACCCCTGTTTCATCTGCGTTATACATTTTAGATGGACGAAAAGAATAGTCTTCTTGCAGCTTCATAAGTTGATTGAAAAATCTTTCAACTTGGGGTTTGTTGAAACCTACTGATCGCATTAAGCTAGTTGATTGTGGTTTTCGATAACTTAGCTCGGGGTGTCGTTTCATGAAACCCATATAAAAATCTTTCCCCGCAACTTTACTTTCCCTGTTGAATCTATGAGGCAACTTCAAACTTTCTGCTAGTTCGTAGGCAAGCTTTAGGAATTCATGTCTCAATAATGGCATAAGTCGTGCATCCAAATCTTTCATATGCCTTACAAGCTCGTTTTCATACATCTCATCAAAAGTTACTTTGAAGCTTCCAAGCTGAGGTTTCATTTACACTTGCGATTTTGTTCTTACAGCCAAAATTTTTCTTCGTAAAGTGGTTTTAGAAAATTATGACGTTCTGCTGCTGCCTGAACCgctattttgttttccaaaacatCTTGCACagataatttcatttcattttcagACCATTCTCCTCGCCTTTCTCCAGCGGACTTCTTAAATTTAGGCATCGTCCCTGTAATGAATTAGGCCTAAATGAAATCAGCATGGGATATGAATAAACTCTGCCcgatacaaaaattttaaattttctaacttTTTCTAACTGCAATTTAccgaaaattaatgtcttataaAATTTGTCGCCGAAATACTGAATCATTctgcatattatttttaagacttaATAAAccttctgaacaaaaaaaaaactcttagggACAAAAGAAAAACGTAGCCTGTAGTAAACCAAAAGCAAGGTAAAGATTTTCTTAATTCGGAACAGCCTTAATTtcgaaataaaatacaaattgcGCTCATCATTTAATGGGGGTCAAGATTTTGATATTAACTATTTTTGGTATAACTTGCAACTCTAAAATGTGTTTACATGTCCACAAACTTTGCTTATGCACTGAAATTTTAATGGCCCATACTACCCGCACATAGCATGATCCCGACCGACATTACTGGAAGAAAAATAGCGCTTAACTTAAAGGAACGAAAATATCTCTTTAAAAGTCTGGGGATATTCCCTACACATAGTACACTACAATCACAAGTTAAAGTGATTGTTAAAATCCTTACCTCTTTCCACTCAGTTAATCTCAAAAGTTATTCAAAACAGCAGCTGAAACgagtaaaaaacacaaaaaaaaaagtttcttctgacgTACAGCAATGACCACTACCAACAGTTCGCAAACAGTACACAGGTGTGGGCTCTGCATACACACCTCTGTACCGTGCTGTTATCTAGCGGCAAGTGTGTGAACTAATGACTCGGCCATACTACCCGCCACTCCCCTAATGACTCACCATAAGAACAAAACTTGTATTTACTAACATAGCTCTTAGGAATGTGTGTtggatgtaaattttaatatttttatttcatagtgGCAGTTGTATTTTTTGCAAGTTTAGTTTTGACAAACAACATAAAATCCCAACTTTAAAAGCCTAAGTTGATAGACTGCACTACACTAAAGGGATCTCACGGTTCCTGAAGGCTCTGCTCACAACACGTGTTGGTTATTTCAATTCCTTGCATGGCTATTATTTgagggcttttcctgtaaatttattacaataGAGCTCTTGGAAATTATGTTTCATCTCTAATGTTCTCAACAGACATTTACTAAAGGCTATCTAACAGCTGTGAAATGCCACGCAAGTGTTCACAACAATTGCAAGAGAGTTATCAGAGTAAATTTACAGGAATGCCCTTTAATTAAAACTCATAAGAAACTGAAAAAATCATCCAGCCATGAGAGATCAAGCCACGTGAAATTTGGGCACGGTGGAGAATGTGTCATAAAAGGCATGGGCATATCTGTATTTGTAAATACCAGTACAAATGTATTTGCAAACGTAtatattctatgaataaaatattaatatttggaTATATGTACAAATACacaatatgaatataaaaatttgaatatttgtacATACAGCAAAACCGCATTAATAAAATCCCCGTAAATACAGAACTCTCATTAATACCAAGTGTTTTCACAGTCACTAGAAATTACATTGGAGTTTTAgtgctaagtaatttgtttaatactaataaaacaaatgtaaaaaaacaatgtggagttaaaactaaaattacatgATGCTATTGCTTTCGTCCAGTGTAAGTTGGAGGAAAAAGCTTAGAAATTACATATTCTTCTTGAAGTAGTTTCTAGACTGTTGCTTTTTTCTTATTTCTTAAATCCTATTAAAATGTATGTAGCCATCCTAAAATTGTATCTTacaatccctaaaaaaaaaaaaagtactttcggTGCTCTATAAAATTGCGTGCAAGTTTCCGTGGAGCATACAAAATTATGGTTCCTTAAGGTTTGTAttatttaaggttacatgaaTGTGAATATTTTATTCATGTGTTCGTAATCACTCATATTCAAGTACGAATATTCTCACAAAAATATGAATACTAATGTATTCATATTCACACTTgcaaatcaaaatatatattcatattcacacctgtaaatacaaatatattcGTACTGGCATTCACAggtaatgattagagacccgtgaattttgcggattcatttcgtgttatgctaaaattcaaataattataccttaggggtcgtccattaatcacgtgatgtttttatagcaaatttttaaccccccctcccccctagtgatttgtggtgaggtttcagactaacgcccccccccccccccccctccaataaatcacgtgtatttttttggtacaaaatatttttaaaaatttcagaatattatctttaaatataggtataatctaatttaattctggaaaattaagcacagtgataaaaatgtccagacacacattaaggttgcaggtttattctcactggcataaaaataataaaggaaaggcttatatgtgatttacgcatgtattcggcgccaaaatcacagtcttgctggcgactggcaagccgagccgggtggttcatgttgcggcgggcggggatattgttgcctggctacggcgagtcaaggtcacgcgtcacttttgggtttagtagaaatcgggcaaaaaaattaatacacgtgatatctatctacaccccctcccccttgtgatatttcgtgatttttcccaaccccccccccccccccccttttcgagcctcacgtgattaatggacgatcccttagtgctgcttctgtcattgattctctgttaatctggaggactgaaggccaattagagagcctcactcatagacgtgtcgaatcacaggccacccagtcgagacgactcacaagtcaacagccaatgaacagttggcatttgtccgagtgtgtagaggatattggagtctatcctggaggtcattgaatccgcgaaattcacgagtctctagtaatgattttttttttgcaaatgcgtCGGTACTTGTCACGAATGCAAATGCGAGCGAGCACTAGAGCGAGGGAGAGCAGGCCTGTCCCTGTGTCCCCAGGCATGAAGCACACGGCCCTCCTCGTCCTGTGCGTGGTCTTCCTGAGGCTGCTGCACCAGTCCGCGGGCGTGCAGTACGGCGAGGACCGCGGTCTGGACGGAGAGTCTGCCTGGCAGCGCCGCAACACGGTCAGTGCAGTCACCGCCccacacaggggcgtagccagggggggagggggggcaagggtatgtTGCCCCCCTTCCCTTCTGAaactttgaagtgggggcaaacggggggcaaagaaagtgctgtgtgtaatcaattttttgataGTAAAACtggcttaaatagcaccatttttccacctttaaatacaaattttttgcggaccccccccccccccccctcacgcttcaatagggggagatcgatgattctttataaaaaggtatattgcccccccccccccccccttggaaataaagttgttgcgcccctggttaaacCAGGATGCCTTCAAGTACTACTTGGTCAACCAATTACAGCGAGTTTTCATCATGTTTTCTTTAAAACGTTCTCACATACACAACCAACAAAATTAAACATAGATATAAAATTGAAGCATTCGCAGGAATGTGCCGATTTCCACGTTAAAGAGCCGTAAAAATGTTCGTAGATGATTTCCACATGATTCAAGTggattagagacaagattttgttgttgttattgtttttatttttataataagctGTATCGTAATACTCACCCCACCAAAATTTGTATGCTGCATTTTTaagattaaataatttgttaaaaaattggtttaaaacagaataaaaataaacaagcgAGAATTTGTGGTTTGAAAGTGA includes these proteins:
- the LOC134536791 gene encoding pigment-dispersing hormone peptides isoform X1; this translates as MIFFLQMRRYLSRMQMRASTRARESRPVPVSPGMKHTALLVLCVVFLRLLHQSAGVQYGEDRGLDGESAWQRRNTVTRELASWILQLLHRGEPSLCTQKRNSELINSLLALPKVLNDAGRK